The DNA segment ATCAAAACTAAAAGGTATACCGAAAGCAGAATTAGGCGAATAATGATGCACGTTTTATTGGATATTGATTCAAGCATTTATTTGAAATTTGATGGGCCAAATTACATCAGAATATTAGGCGCAACTATAAAAGGTTTAGAACTTTTAAAAGAAATTAAAAATAGATCAAATATGCCAATTATTACTAAAGTTTCTGAATATAAAAAAATCTTGTCTAACGCAGAAATGTTTGAAATAGATTTAAAAGCCACCGATATATATACGCTTGCATATACAAACGAACCAGTTTCAGGATTGGATTTTACTAAAAAGTTTATAGTAAAATAATCATTTTATTTCCCCCTCTTTAATAAAAATATACTATGGAAACTTCAAAGGGGGAACAACATTGAAAGAGGATAAAACAAAAGCTTTATCAATTGTATTTGTCTTAGTTCTCGTTATTTCAATTATCATATTCCCAAAAAATTCGCTTGCTGCTGCAAAATCAGGAATCAACCTATGGCTTTTTACAGTATTCCCAGCGTTACTTCCTTTTTTCATCGGATCTGAAATGCTGGTACGATTAGGATTCGTCAAAATGCTTGGTAAATTTTTAGAGCCTATAATGCGGCCAATATTCAATGTTTCTGGCAACGGTGGCTTTGCAATGGCTGTTGGGTACACATCTGGGTATCCTGTTGGTGCGCAAATAATAAAAAGATTGTGGGAAGAAAAACTTTTAAACACAGCCGAAGCTGAAAGGCTAATGACGTTTTGCAATAATTCTGGGCCACTGTTTATGTTAGGCGTAGTCGCCATGGGAATGTTTAATAACTCTACAATTGGTTATATAATAATGGTGTCAAACTATTTAGCAGCAATTACTACTGGTATAATTTTTAGAAACTACAATATCAAAGAGAAAAATTTAAAAGATTCAGAATACCATAATATTCCCAAAAGCAATTCCGATGATTTAACAGCTAATTTTGGAGAAGTTTTGGGAAGCGCAGTTAAAAGCTCCATGAACACAATAATCATGATAGGCGGATATATTATAACATTCTCAGTTTTAATAGAATTTCTAAAAGTATACGGTTTAATAAACGCTATAGAAAAGATTATCGCACCAATATTTGCGGCAGTTGGTTTTAACAAAAATTTGATTGCTGGATATTTAAGCGGCTTAATGGAAATCACGATAGGCTCAAATATGATTAGCCAAGCAACAGCACCATTATACCAAAAAGTCATACTAATAAGTTCAATTTTAGCATGGGGTGGCCTATCAACGCATGGGCAAGTAATAGGTGTCATTAATAGTACAAAGATAAATTACTTGCCGTATTTAATTGCAAAAGCTATTCATAGCGTTTTTGCTGCATTGTTTTCCTTTGTCTTTATGAAATTTATAAGCATTGACAACGTAGCAGTTTCAGAAGCTTTTTATCAAGGAAACGTAAAAAATATGGTAAGCATATTTGAAATGTCCTCCCTCATGTTTTTGATTTCGCTTTTATCTGTTATTTTTCTCGTCATCATAACTTCCATGACAAATAAAGAGGCATGATTATTTAATGCCTCTTAATTCATTCCTATTATTTTTTATCGTATTTAATAATTCTGAAACATTTTTCTCCAGTTTAGCTAATAATTCGTCAGCATAATCTTTACTTCCAAGTCTTATTTCTTTTGCGTTAGTCTGCGCTTGAGCTATTATTTCTGCTGCTTTTTTTTCGGCTTTTTTAACAATTTCATTTTCATTTACCATTTGATTAATTCTCTGCTCGGCTTCCTTTAAAATCGTTTCAGCATCTTGTTGAGCTTCTATCAATATCTTTTGCCTTTCTTGTTTTATCCACTCTGCTTTTTTTAATTCATCAGGCAGCTTAATCCTGATTTGCTTTATAATTTCTAAAATTTCATCCTTATTTATCAGTGTTTTTTGCGATAGTGGTATAGTAGAACTTTTCTCAATGTAATCTTCCAATGAATCCAACAATTCTAATACTTCTAAATTATCAGCCACTTCCAATGAAATGCCCCCTTAATCTTTAAGTTTTTGTGATATCTTTTCAATCACTGAATCTGGAACAAGATCCGATAAGCACCCCCCAAACCTTGCTACTTCCTTAACTATGCTGGAGCTTAAATATTCATATTTGTTGCTTGTCATAAAAAATATGGTTTCAACTTCAGGATTTAGCTTTTTGTTTATCAAAGCCATCTGAAATTCATATTCAAAATCCGAAACCATTCGCAGCCCCTTCACAATAATTTTTGAATTGACCTTTTCCAAATATTCTATAAGCAATCCAGAAAAACTATCAATTTCAACATTTTCTATTTCTGCAGTTGCGTCTTTCAGCATTTCCACCCGTTCCTCCAATGAAAACATAGGTGTTTTAGATGGATTGACAAGGACTGCCACAATTAATTTATCGAAAACTCTTGCTGCTCTTTTAATTACATCTAAATGTCCATTTGTAACAGGATCAAAACTGCCTGGATATACTGCTATATTCATCTGTTGCCTCCTTAAAAAATGTTAATATCGTTTCTCCATATTTTTTCATCCTAAATTTTTGCAATTTGCCGTATTTATCTTCTAAAAAGTCATTTTTATGGTGTTCAACAATTGCGTAACCATCAGCATTCAATAGCTCATATTCACTTATTTTATTTAACGGTTCCACATATAAATTATTGTAATACGGCGGATCAATGTATATAATATCAAACTTAATATTATTCTTACTAAAATAATCCAAAGCATGTAACGCGTCCATATGCAAAACAACTGCATTGTCAATAGAACCAAGCAATTTTACATTGTCATATATGTATTTAATATTATTATATACTTTTTCTACAAAGTAGCAAATATTAGCTCCTCTACTTAATGCTTCAATACCTACACTGCCTGTACCAGAAAATAAATCTAAAAATGTCGCTTCATAAATATCAATGCCTATTATATTGAAAAGCGATTCTTTAACCATGTCTGACGTTGGTCTAATTGCCTTCCCAGGTGGGCATTTTAATTTTCTGCCTTTAGCTATACCAGATATAACCCTCAAAATCACACCTCCAATACTAAAATATTTTAGCATATTTTATGATTAGATACAAAATTATGTATAAAACTTTTAAAACATGGCAAATAATATACTTGGGAAACCAATTTCCCCAAAATTCTTCCTTCAATTTCTCCTCTCCCAATCCAGGTAGATTACTACCTGGATTAAATTAATTAAAAAGGGTAACCTCAATTGGCTACCCTTTTAATTTAATTACTTTAATGTTCCGTTATTAGCGATTTGGCTTTCAGCCATTTGGATCATTTTTCTTACCATGTGACCACCTACAGCGCCGCAATCACGGGATGTAAGTGTGCCCCAATAACCATCGGCTGGAGGATTTATTCCAAGTTCGCTTGCTATTTCATATTTCCATTTGTTCATAGCTTGCTTAGCTTCTCTTACTACAAGAGGGTTTTTTGTCTCTGAACCTGCTGCCATTTTTATCACCTCCATTTAATGATTTCAATATTAATTTGCCACATATTATTTTATATATTCATGTTAATATTTTCTTATATATTATTGAGATATATTTCCAAAAATCTATTTAAAAAGATACCCTTGCGGGTATCTTTTGTTATCTAAGTGTGCCTTTATTAGCGATTTGGCTTTCAGCCATTTGGATCATCTTTTTTACCATTTGGCCACCTACAGCGCCGCAATCACGGGATGTAAGTGTGCCCCAATAACCATCGGCTGGAGGATTTATTCCAAGTTCGCTTGCTATTTCATATTTCCATTTGCTCATAGCTTGCTTAGCTTCTCTTACTACAAGAGGGTTTTTTGTCTCTGAACCTGCTGCCATTTTTATCACCTCCATTTAATGATTTCAATATTAATTTGCCCAATAGTAACATCAATAAACTATAATTTATTTAGCAATTTTGTTTCGAGGTGACAAAAATGGAGTTAAAACTTATTTAAAATAAAAATTAATTAAATTCAAAAAATATTCCAACAGCAGACGGTCCAGCATGAACCCCAACTGTGCAACCGGCCCTGTTTTTAATGAAATTAGTTGCACCAAATTCGTTGCGAATTGCATTTTCAATTTCCAACATAAACTCTTCCCTGTCGGTATGCAAAAGCCCAATCTCTTTTTTTGTAAAATCAATTTTCGTATCTTTCATGTAATTTATAATCCATTTTATAGCATTTTTTCGACCTCTGACCTTGTCCTTTATTTCTAATTCACCATCATTATTGACTAATATTGGCTTAATATTTAAAATACTTCCTAAAATTGCCTGTGTCTTTTTTAATCGTCCTCCTTTGTAAAGATAATCCAGCGAATCAAAAATCATTGTATAACTAATCTTAGGTATCATATCTATTACTTTTGCAATTATCTCATCACTGGTGCTGCCATTGCATGCCATTTTTGCAGCTTCAATGACAATAAATCCCTCACCTAAAGAAAAATTTTTAGAGTCAATCACGGTTATGTTTTGATTTTTTAAATTATCTTTAGCCAACAATGCCGACTGATATGTACCACTTAATTTTGATGACATTAAAATACAGATTATTTCATCATAACTTTTCAGCAAATCACTAAAAACATCCATAAATTCAATAGGTGATACTTGTGAAGTATTGGGCATCTTCCCAGAATTTATCAAATCGTAAAATTCATCTTTTTTTATATCTACCCCGTCTTTATAATATATACCATCAATATCAACTGTCAGCGGTACAACATATATATCGTATAATTTTACAATATCATCTGGAATATCAGATACACTATCTGTCACTATGGCTATCTTTCCCATTATCTTTTCCTCCCAGCAGTTAATTTAATATAATTCCTTCTAATTTATCCTTAAATCGCTCTATCAATTCCGCTTTCATTTTACTGTGTCTTTCAAAATTACCATCATCACTTATAAATCTTTCTACAGCCTTTTGCGCCAATTTTAATGTTTCTATATCATCAAATAAATTGGCCAATTTAAGTTCAGGCAATCCATGTTGTTTCACACCAAAAAATTCTCCTGGTCCCCTTATCTCCAAATCTTTTTCTGCAATTTTAAAACCATCATTTGTTTCGGTCATCACCTTCAATCTTTTTTTGACAACATCAGAATATGAGTAAGCTATCAAAATGCAATAAGATTGATGTGACGATCTACCAACACGTCCTCTTAATTGGTGCAATTGAGCCAATCCAAATCTCTCTGCGTTTTCAATGACAATTACTGTTGCGTTTGGAACATTTACACCAACTTCAATAACTGTTGTAGAGACTAATATATCTATTTTCCCCTCAACAAATTCACTCATCACTTTGTCCTTATCGTTTGAATTCATTCCACCATGGACCAAGCCAACTCTAAAATCTTTAAAAACTCCTTTATAAATTTCTTCATAGACCACCTCTGCCGATTTTGCATATATAGTTTGCGAATCCTCTATAAGTGGGCAGACTATGTAAGCTTGGTGTCCTCTTTTTATTTCATTTACGACGAATTTATACGCCCTCTCTCTTAAAGCTCCACTTACGGCGTACGTCTCAACTTTTTTTCTCCCTGGAGGCAATTCGTCTATTATAGACATATCCAAATCTCCATACAGCATTAGTGCCAAAGTTCTTGGAATAGGCGTTGCTGTCATTACGAGAACATTGGTTTGATTACCCTTATCTTTAAACACAGCCCTTTGTCGAACTCCAAATCTATGCTGTTCATCTGTTATTGCCAAACCTAAATTTTTAAACTGAACATTATCTTCAATTAAAGAATGTGTACCAACTAATACATCGATCTCACCATTTTTGACTTTTTCTATTATTAAATTTTTTCTTTTA comes from the Thermoanaerobacterium aotearoense genome and includes:
- the ylbJ gene encoding sporulation integral membrane protein YlbJ, with the translated sequence MKEDKTKALSIVFVLVLVISIIIFPKNSLAAAKSGINLWLFTVFPALLPFFIGSEMLVRLGFVKMLGKFLEPIMRPIFNVSGNGGFAMAVGYTSGYPVGAQIIKRLWEEKLLNTAEAERLMTFCNNSGPLFMLGVVAMGMFNNSTIGYIIMVSNYLAAITTGIIFRNYNIKEKNLKDSEYHNIPKSNSDDLTANFGEVLGSAVKSSMNTIIMIGGYIITFSVLIEFLKVYGLINAIEKIIAPIFAAVGFNKNLIAGYLSGLMEITIGSNMISQATAPLYQKVILISSILAWGGLSTHGQVIGVINSTKINYLPYLIAKAIHSVFAALFSFVFMKFISIDNVAVSEAFYQGNVKNMVSIFEMSSLMFLISLLSVIFLVIITSMTNKEA
- the coaD gene encoding pantetheine-phosphate adenylyltransferase → MNIAVYPGSFDPVTNGHLDVIKRAARVFDKLIVAVLVNPSKTPMFSLEERVEMLKDATAEIENVEIDSFSGLLIEYLEKVNSKIIVKGLRMVSDFEYEFQMALINKKLNPEVETIFFMTSNKYEYLSSSIVKEVARFGGCLSDLVPDSVIEKISQKLKD
- the rsmD gene encoding 16S rRNA (guanine(966)-N(2))-methyltransferase RsmD, which encodes MRVISGIAKGRKLKCPPGKAIRPTSDMVKESLFNIIGIDIYEATFLDLFSGTGSVGIEALSRGANICYFVEKVYNNIKYIYDNVKLLGSIDNAVVLHMDALHALDYFSKNNIKFDIIYIDPPYYNNLYVEPLNKISEYELLNADGYAIVEHHKNDFLEDKYGKLQKFRMKKYGETILTFFKEATDEYSSISRQF
- a CDS encoding alpha/beta-type small acid-soluble spore protein encodes the protein MAAGSETKNPLVVREAKQAMNKWKYEIASELGINPPADGYWGTLTSRDCGAVGGHMVRKMIQMAESQIANNGTLK
- a CDS encoding alpha/beta-type small acid-soluble spore protein, yielding MAAGSETKNPLVVREAKQAMSKWKYEIASELGINPPADGYWGTLTSRDCGAVGGQMVKKMIQMAESQIANKGTLR
- a CDS encoding DegV family protein, whose product is MGKIAIVTDSVSDIPDDIVKLYDIYVVPLTVDIDGIYYKDGVDIKKDEFYDLINSGKMPNTSQVSPIEFMDVFSDLLKSYDEIICILMSSKLSGTYQSALLAKDNLKNQNITVIDSKNFSLGEGFIVIEAAKMACNGSTSDEIIAKVIDMIPKISYTMIFDSLDYLYKGGRLKKTQAILGSILNIKPILVNNDGELEIKDKVRGRKNAIKWIINYMKDTKIDFTKKEIGLLHTDREEFMLEIENAIRNEFGATNFIKNRAGCTVGVHAGPSAVGIFFEFN